Genomic DNA from Longimicrobiaceae bacterium:
GCGGATGGTCGTCGGGATAGATCACGATCTGGAACCCGCCGTTACGGTCTATCTTCGGTGACAAGTATAAACGAAGGTTGCAGGTTTGGGAAGGACGGCGTGGACGGCTCAGCCGTCACGCCAGCGAACGGGCCGGGTGGCGCGCGGATGCACGTCCAGGCGGCGTGCCATGCGGCGGAACTCCGCCCCATGATCGACCGGGCGCCCCGTGGCGTGCTGCCACAGGTGGATCATCTCGTGGCGCAGCGTCAGCTCCGCCTCGCCAGGCATGCCGTGGACGCAGAGACGGCGCGAGATGACGATCTCCAGCGGCTGCGGGGAGAAGTGGCCGTTCCGCCGTCGCATCTGCCCACTCAAGTAGAGTGGGACGGAGGGGAGCGTATCGTCGAAGTATTCCGCGTTGGCTCGCGTGAACTCCTCGCGCAGCCGCTCCAGGTGCGGGCGGTCGTGCGCGGGGACGTGCCGGCGACGCGGGTGCCGGCTCGATCCGGCTGCAGGGATCGCGGTGATGAAGCGCCGGACCGTCTCGCGCGCGGCGTTGCGGACGCGCCGGTCGCGCGAGGAGAAGAGAACGGCCGCGGCGACGATCACCGCCTCCGGGGCGGAGGCGAACGCGTGATTCAGGCGCAGTTCCGCCCCGCCCCGCGCGACGGAGGCCATCACCCGGCGGTTGCGTGTGAGCACGACGCGGAGGAACCCGCCTCCCGCGCGGCGGGCGATCTCCAAGAGCGCGGCCTCGTCCCGATCGCCCCGCTCTGCGAGCGGGAGAGAAGCGATCGCGCTCGGAGGAGGAGCGGGAGGAGACTGCGTCGCGGGCGTGGACGGCCGAGCGTTCCCGCGCGCCTCGGGAGGCGGCGCG
This window encodes:
- a CDS encoding SprT-like domain-containing protein, with product MEIARRAGGGFLRVVLTRNRRVMASVARGGAELRLNHAFASAPEAVIVAAAVLFSSRDRRVRNAARETVRRFITAIPAAGSSRHPRRRHVPAHDRPHLERLREEFTRANAEYFDDTLPSVPLYLSGQMRRRNGHFSPQPLEIVISRRLCVHGMPGEAELTLRHEMIHLWQHATGRPVDHGAEFRRMARRLDVHPRATRPVRWRDG